The following proteins are encoded in a genomic region of Phragmites australis chromosome 9, lpPhrAust1.1, whole genome shotgun sequence:
- the LOC133928371 gene encoding trihelix transcription factor GT-3a-like: MDPFHHLNSSFSSPYHSLLSPSPPLPPPLAAEPPAGAALERERLPQWSHAETAAFLAIRAELDHSFLTTKRNKALWEAVSARLGAQGFFRTPDQCKSKWKNLVTRFKGSETAADADPAAAAQARQFPFHDEMRRIFDARVDWARALERKKAKGKDVRPEDDEAGGDGEEDDGEEEELEVEMAEEEAGRVASEARGGGAKKRRRKQEAARTRAADQGEVEAMLREFMRRQVEMEERWMEAAEAREAERRAREEEWRTAMVTLGEERLALVRRWREREDAWRARAEEREERRHQLVAALLAKLGGDSS, translated from the coding sequence ATGGATCCCTTCCACCACCTCAACTCCTCCTTCTCCAGCCCTTACCACTCGCTCCTCTCGccgtcccctcccctcccgcctCCTCTCGCCGCCGAGCCGCCCGCGGGAGCAGCCCTCGAGCGCGAGCGCCTGCCGCAGTGGTCGCACGCCGAGACGGCCGCGTTCCTGGCCATCCGCGCCGAGctcgaccactccttcctcaccACCAAGCGGAACAAGGCGCTGTGGGAGGCCGTCTCCGCGCGCCTCGGCGCGCAGGGTTTCTTCCGCACCCCCGACCAGTGCAAGTCCAAGTGGAAGAACCTCGTCACCAGGTTCAAGGGCAGCGAAACGGCGGCGGACGCCGatcctgcggcggcggcgcaggccaGGCAGTTCCCGTTCCACGACGAGATGAGGAGGATCTTCGACGCCAGGGTCGACTGGGCGCGCGCATTGGAGAGGAAGAAGGCTAAAGGAAAGGATGTGCGACCGGAGGACGACGAAGCCGGCGGTGACGGAGAGGAGGACGacggggaagaggaggagctcgaggtggagatggcagaggaggaggccggcagGGTGGCATCGGAGGCGAGGGGCGGTGGGGCGAAGAAGCGCAGGCGGAAGCAGGAGGCGGCGAGGACTAGGGCGGCGGATCAGGGCGAGGTGGAGGCGATGCTGCGGGAGTTCATGCGGCGGCaggtggagatggaggagcGGTGGATGGAGGCGGCCGAGGCGCGCGAGGCTGAGCGCCGCGCGCGCGAGGAGGAGTGGCGCACCGCCATGGTCACACTCGGCGAGGAGCGGCTCGCGCTCGTGCGCCGCTGGCGCGAGCGCGAGGACGCGTGGCGCGCGCGCGCCGAGGAGCGCGAGGAGAGGCGACACCAGCTCGTCGCCGCCCTGCTCGCCAAGCTCGGTGGCGACTCCTCGTGA